A window of the Citrus sinensis cultivar Valencia sweet orange chromosome 9, DVS_A1.0, whole genome shotgun sequence genome harbors these coding sequences:
- the LOC127899856 gene encoding uncharacterized protein LOC127899856: MVEKHNVGSKCKVLCDTESIPGKIVFKRFFMSLPAQRNAFLNGCRPYIGIDGCHLRGEFGGILMAAVGVDVNNGILPLAYAICEIEDQWSWGWFLSLLHEYFDDGRKVTFMSDRQKGLITALQQTRPTAHSRHCGRHFRGQFSGLALKKLFWRACKANNRTDFFAALDKMRSVKDGAKEWFDNLEDYQWSRWAFDKNAKVDHSTNNTTECFNSWIGKYRDKPCLTMLEEIRCKLMKRFTKRRNEAQLWPSILTPRIKKQIDEISEESSKLSVKPSGDTVFQVKDINYTPVRWHAMASIMYCRHDVHYYIPNYFTKRAYLDTYSVIVHPIPDQVTWEAGERGLINPPVKRRQAGRPKKLRRREPNEPVKSNRSFVIRCSFCHSTTHNVRTCQLAPSNAKRSRTRQNQLARYFLPQIGLPVSKTGKPDSQGTLAGPNRISGSVNSEFRIRAAFWQTGKPILSCYLLDPTGKPVRVIRKTGFA; encoded by the exons ATGGTAGAGAAGCACAATGTAGGGTCTAAGTGCAAAGTCTTGTGTGACACAGAGAGTATTCCAGGCAAAATTGTGTTTAAGAGATTCTTTATGTCACTACCTGCTCAGAGAAATGCATTTTTAAATGGGTGTAGGCCATATATTGGTATTGATGGGTGTCATTTGAGAGGTGAATTTGGGGGAATTCTGATGGCAGCAGTGGGTGTGGATGTTAATAATGGCATTCTTCCTTTAGCCTATGCTATTTGTGAGATTGAAGATCAATGGTCTTGGGGATGGTTCTTGTCACTCTTGCATGAGTACTTTGATGATGGTAGAAAAGTTACTTTTATGAGTGATAGACAAAAGGGACTAATAACTGCTCTTCAACAGACACGGCCTACTGCTCACAGTAGGCATTGCGGGAGACATTTTAGAGGACAATTTTCTGGCTTGGCATTAAAAAAGCTATTTTGGAGAGCATGCAAGGCCAACAACCGAACTGATTTCTTTGCTGCTTTGGACAAAATGAGGTCTGTTAAAGATGGTGCAAAAGAGTGGTTTGATAACTTAGAAGACTATCAGTGGTCCAGGTGGGCATTTGACAAAAATGCCAAAGTAGACCATTCTACCAACAATACAACTGAGTGCTTCAATAGTTGGATTGGTAAGTACAGAGACAAGCCTTGTTTGACTATGTTAGAGGAGATTAGATGCaagttgatgaaaagatttacaaagaGGAGAAATGAAGCACAATTGTGGCCTTCGATTCTTACTCCTAGGATTAAGAAACAAATTGATGAAATATCTGAAGAGTCATCCAAGTTGAGTGTAAAACCATCAGGTGATACTGTATTCCAGGTTAAAGACATTAACTACACCCCAGTGAGATG GCATGCAATGGCCTCTATTATGTACTGCAGACACGATGTTCACTACTATATTCCAAACTATTTCACCAAGCGAGCGTACCTAGACACTTATTCAGTTATTGTTCACCCTATACCTGATCAAGTTACATGGGAGGCAGGAGAGAGAGGGTTAATTAACCCTCCAGTGAAGAGAAGACAAGCCGGCAGACCTAAGAAGCTTAGAAGAAGGGAGCCAAATGAGCCAGTGAAATCTAATAGGTCATTTGTGATTAGATGTAGTTTCTGCCACTCGACAACTCATAATGTAAGAACTTGTCAACTTGCTCCATCCAATGCTAAAAGGTCAAGGACAAGACAAAATCAA cttgcacgTTACTTTCTGCCTCAAATCGGACTACCGGTTAGCAAAACCGGAAAGCCGGATTCGCAAGGAACGCTTGCTGGACCAAACCGGATTTCCGGTTCTGTCAATTCGGAATTCCGAATTCGAGCTGCATTTTGGCAAACCGGCAAGCCGATTCTCTCTTGCTATCTTCTGGATCcaaccggcaagccggttcGTGTTATCCGGAAAACCGGATTTGCGTGA
- the LOC102630107 gene encoding GTP-binding protein BRASSINAZOLE INSENSITIVE PALE GREEN 2, chloroplastic, with translation MAVLLSTTITTTLNINVASKPEIPETKFDFLAGNFTSPLHFPSLFNTCLLPNLRNKKRLSLISLAVKKRSNFETTVNSYGKINKPGKGSGNTLILSEGRDEDEHYGPVCPGCGIFMQDKDPNLPGYYKKKKVIERNEEFSEDEEGIENDVEGFEEDIVDGNFDESDRKESDSRDGDVFDDWDSDEWEAKFLGEDEDDLDLDGFTPAGVGYGNITEELIERSKKKKLSKAEKKKKAREAQKEKGEVTVCARCHSLRNYGQVKNEVAENLIPDFDFDRVIATRLLKPSGNANAGVVVMVVDCVDFDGMFPKQAAKSLFKKLEEAKDDAKLSKKLPKLVLVGTKVDLLPSQVSPTRLDRWVRHRAKAGGAPKLNGVYLVSARKDLGVRNLLAFIKELAGPRGNVWVVGSQNAGKSTLINTFAKKEGVKVSKLTEAPIPGTTLGILRIGGILPAKAKLYDTPGLLHPHLMSMRLNRDEQKMVEIRKELQPRTYRVKARQAVHVGGLMRLDLDQASVETIYVTVWASPNVSLHLGKIENADEIWKNHVGIRLQPPIGQDRASEIGTWKDRKLKVSGTSWDVNSIDIAAAGLGWFSLGLKGEASLTLWTYDGIEITLREPLILDRAPFLERPGFWLPKAISDALGSKSKLEAKKRKKLEETEDFLSEVSDYN, from the exons ATGGCAGTTTTGTTATCAACAACAATCACCACCACGCTAAACATCAATGTTGCAAGTAAACCAGAAATCCCAGAgacaaaatttgatttcttgGCAGGTAACTTCACTTCCCCACTTCATTTTCCTTCACTTTTTAACACTTGTCTGTTACCAAACCTAAGGAATAAGAAGAGACTCTCACTTATTAGTCTAGCTGTAAAGAAACgatcaaattttgaaacaacTGTGAATTCTTATGGGAAGATAAATAAACCAGGGAAAGGAAGTGGAAACACTCTAATTTTGAGTGAGGGAAGAGATGAGGATGAGCATTATGGGCCTGTTTGTCCAGGTTGTGGGATATTTATGCAAGATAAAGACCCAAATTTACCTGGgtattataagaaaaagaaagttattgaaagaaatgaagaattttCAGAAGATGAGGAGGGCATAGAAAATGATGTTGAAGGGTTTGAGGAGGATATTGTGGATGGAAATTTTGATGAAAGTGATAGAAAAGAAAGTGATTCCAGAGACGGGGACGTGTTCGATGATTGGGATTCTGATGAATGGGAAGCCAAGTTTTTAggtgaagatgaagatgatttGGACTTGGATGGCTTCACACCAGCAGGTGTTGGGTACGGTAACATAACAGAGGAGTTGATAGAGAGgtcaaaaaagaagaaattgtcAAAAGcggagaaaaagaagaaggctAGGGAGgcacaaaaggaaaaaggtgAGGTTACAGTGTGTGCTCGGTGTCATTCTTTGAGGAATTATGGACAAGTGAAGAATGAAGTAGCGGAAAACTTGATACccgattttgattttgataggGTAATTGCAACCAGGCTGCTGAAACCTAGTGGCAATGCAAATGCTGGTGTTGTGGTCATGGTAGTTGAttgtgttgattttgatgggATGTTCCCAAAACAGGCAGCTAAGTCCTTATTCAAGAAATTAGAAGAGGCCAAAGACGATGCCAAGCTTAGCAAGAAGTTGCCTAAGCTTGTTCTTGTGGGTACAAAGGTTGATCTCCTTCCATCTCAAGTTTCACCTACAAGGTTAGATAGATGGGTCCGTCATCGTGCTAAGGCCGGAGGGGCACCTAAACTAAATGGGGTTTACTTGGTTAGTGCACGTAAGGATTTGGGTGTTAGGAATTTGTTGGCATTCATCAAGGAATTGGCAGGTCCTCGAGGAAATGTGTGGGTTGTCGGGTCACAAAACGCTGGCAAGTCCACCTTAATCAATACATTTGCGAAAAAAGAAGGGGTGAAAGTTTCAAAGCTTACAGAAGCTCCAATTCCTGGCACAACACTTGGAATATTGAGAATTGGGGGGATTTTGCCAGCCAAGGCTAAGTTGTATGACACCCCAGGACTCTTACATCCACATCTGATGTCTATGAGATTGAATAGGGATGAGCAGAAAATGGTTGAAATTCGGAAGGAGCTACAGCCTCGGACATATAGGGTGAAGGCAA GGCAAGCCGTACATGTTGGTGGCTTAATGAGACTGGACCTTGATCAAGCCTCAGTGGAAACAATTTACGTGACAGTGTGGGCTTCACCAAATGTTTCCCTACACTTGGGGAAAATAGAAAATGCTGATGAAATCTGGAAAAACCATGTTGGTATCAGATTGCAG CCTCCTATCGGCCAAGACCGAGCTTCTGAGATAGGCACATGGAAAGACAGGAAATTGAAAGTGTCTGGAACAAGTTGGGATGTGAACAGCATTGACATTGCTGCAGCTGGCTTGGGTTGGTTTTCTTTGGGTCTAAAAGGTGAAGCATCCTTGACTTTGTGGACATATGATGGCATTGAGATAACCTTGAGAGAACCTCTCATTCT
- the LOC102629146 gene encoding malonyl-CoA:anthocyanidin 5-O-glucoside-6''-O-malonyltransferase-like yields MAAIENRVTVKKHEVTKVTPFVNPNSKTTSFTLHLTYFDFFWFKNPPVERLFFYEMTDLTWDLFNSEVLPKLKHSLSLTLLHYLPLAGHITWPLDAAKPAVYYFPDQNDGVSFAVAEWSSESHAGFHHLSGNEIRQAVEFHPLVPQLSITDDKAEVIAIQITLFPNQGFSIGVSSHHAILDGKTSTFFLKSWAYLCKQLQLCHHPCLSPELTPLLDRTVIKDPTGQDMLQLNKWVVGSDNSDPQKIRSLKVLPFLDSESLNKFVRATFQLTREDITKLRHKVNHQLSKSSKSKQVHLSTFVLTLAYVFVCMAKAKLAKAKTEAEAAAGNDAIKNIVVGFTADYRSRLDPPIPLNYFGNCNGRHCETAKAGDFVQENGVAFVAEMLSDMVKGIDADAIEANDDEVSEILEILKEGAIIFSVAGSTQFDVYGSDFGWGRPKKVEIVSIDRTQAISLAERRDGGGGVEVGVVLEKQQMEVFESLFADGLKSDLV; encoded by the coding sequence ATGGCTGCAATTGAAAACAGAGTAACAGTAAAGAAGCATGAGGTTACCAAAGTCACCCCTTTCGTCAACCCCAACTCAAAGACGACGTCGTTCACTCTCCATCTCACCTATTTCGACTTTTTCTGGTTCAAGAATCCTCCTGTGGAACGCCTCTTCTTCTATGAGATGACTGACTTGACGTGGGATTTATTCAACTCGGAGGTCCTCCCAAAGCTGAAGCACTCCCTTTCCCTCACTCTCCTTCATTACCTCCCTCTTGCTGGTCACATCACGTGGCCGCTGGATGCCGCAAAGCCTGCCGTCTACTACTTCCCCGACCAAAACGACGGCGTTTCATTCGCAGTTGCTGAGTGGTCTTCCGAGTCCCACGCAGGCTTCCATCACCTCTCCGGCAACGAAATCCGCCAAGCAGTTGAGTTTCATCCTCTTGTGCCCCAGTTGTCGATTACGGACGATAAAGCTGAGGTAATTGCTATCCAAATAACACTGTTTCCGAATCAGGGCTTCTCAATTGGGGTTTCATCTCACCACGCAATTCTTGATGGCAAAACTTCAACCTTTTTCCTGAAATCTTGGGCTTATTTGTGCAAACAATTACAATTATGCCATCACCCTTGTTTGTCACCTGAACTAACCCCTCTTCTCGACCGGACTGTCATCAAAGATCCGACAGGTCAGGACATGCTGCAACTGAATAAGTGGGTTGTCGGGTCAGATAATTCGGATCCCCAGAAGATACGGAGCTTGAAGGTTTTACCATTCTTAGACTCTGAGTCTCTGAACAAATTTGTCCGAGCCACATTTCAGTTGACGCGTGAAGATATTACGAAACTCAGGCACAAGGTTAATCATCagttatcaaaatcatcaaaatcaaagcaaGTTCATTTATCAACTTTTGTGCTTACATTAGCTTACGTGTTTGTTTGCATGGCTAAAGCTAAATTAGCCAAAGCCAAAACTGAAGCTGAAGCTGCAGCAGGTAATgatgcaattaaaaatattgttgtggGATTCACTGCGGATTATAGGAGCCGTTTGGATCCTCCAATTCcacttaattattttggtaaCTGCAATGGGAGACATTGTGAGACTGCAAAAGCAGGTGATTTCGTTCAAGAAAATGGGGTTGCTTTTGTTGCAGAGATGTTAAGTGATATGGTCAAAGGGATCGATGCGGATGCTATTGAAGCTAATGATGATGAGGTTTCAGAAATATTGGAAATTCTGAAAGAAGGagcaataattttttctgtGGCTGGCTCGACCCAATTTGATGTTTACGGGTCGGATTTCGGGTGGGGGAGGCCCAAGAAGGTGGAGATTGTGTCAATAGATAGGACACAAGCCATCTCTTTGGCAGAGAGAAGAGATGGAGGAGGCGGCGTTGAGGTTGGGGTTGTTTTAGAGAAGCAACAAATGGAGGTTTTTGAATCTTTATTTGCTGATGGATTGAAAAGTGATcttgtttaa